One window of Atribacter laminatus genomic DNA carries:
- a CDS encoding sugar ABC transporter ATP-binding protein, producing the protein MGNNGGTAPVLEAKKIIKKYPGVEALKGINFDLKPGEVRGLLGKNGAGKSTFIKIISGLEEKTSGELFYFGEKSEIRSVQDSERLGFRFISQEPALMEDLSIAENIVFREKELHGSIKRVNWKSLYKFAKERLEIFNLTWDPKLEVRYLTIAEKQMLLIIREIFSTGAKIIALDEVTVSLSLDEIRLLYDVMRKQKKIGQSFIYISHEIDEIFQICDSVTVIRDGEVVLSESIDDINHNDLKKAIVGKDIEEKQKSDELDVNVNFDEKQSSESVLCLNNVSNTKLKNIHFNLYQGEVLGIYGLRASGRTELLKTIYGLLPVQEGCIMFKGQNIVFSSTNDLINKGIGFVPEDRSEGLFLGRPVDENLLISSTQKHLKPSNLFIDRIQEKRIFEEVAEKFQIKAHSPKAEIDYLSGGNKQKVMFGRCLAAHSQLYLVDEGTKGIDIGAKNEIYKIIRQLVAGGTSVIFTSSDLEEIIHISDRIMVLHEGKIAQILLKKEATKEKLLHYADGAVDSITEKEG; encoded by the coding sequence TTGGGCAATAATGGTGGTACAGCACCGGTTTTGGAAGCCAAAAAGATCATAAAAAAATATCCGGGCGTAGAAGCACTTAAGGGGATTAATTTCGATCTCAAACCAGGAGAAGTTCGGGGTCTTTTAGGAAAAAATGGAGCAGGGAAGAGTACTTTTATTAAAATAATTTCCGGATTAGAAGAAAAGACCAGTGGAGAACTTTTTTATTTTGGAGAAAAATCAGAAATAAGAAGCGTTCAGGATTCTGAAAGACTTGGATTTCGCTTTATTTCGCAAGAGCCGGCATTGATGGAAGATTTAAGTATTGCAGAAAATATTGTATTCAGGGAAAAGGAACTGCATGGCTCAATTAAAAGGGTAAACTGGAAATCATTATATAAGTTTGCTAAGGAACGTTTGGAAATATTTAATCTCACTTGGGATCCTAAACTTGAAGTAAGGTATTTAACCATAGCAGAAAAACAAATGCTTTTAATAATTCGAGAAATATTTTCAACCGGTGCAAAAATTATTGCATTAGATGAAGTTACTGTTTCCCTCTCTCTGGATGAAATTCGTCTCCTTTATGATGTGATGCGAAAACAAAAAAAGATAGGCCAATCATTCATTTATATATCCCACGAAATTGATGAAATATTTCAAATCTGTGACTCAGTAACAGTCATTCGTGATGGAGAAGTGGTTTTGTCTGAAAGTATTGATGATATCAACCATAATGATCTTAAAAAAGCCATTGTAGGAAAAGATATTGAGGAAAAACAGAAGTCTGATGAACTGGATGTCAATGTCAATTTTGATGAAAAACAATCAAGCGAATCAGTACTTTGCCTGAACAATGTATCCAATACAAAATTGAAAAACATTCATTTTAATTTATATCAGGGGGAAGTTTTGGGAATATATGGTTTAAGAGCATCTGGACGAACTGAATTGTTAAAAACTATTTATGGACTCCTTCCGGTGCAAGAAGGATGCATCATGTTCAAGGGGCAAAATATAGTATTCTCCTCTACGAATGATTTGATCAATAAGGGTATTGGCTTTGTTCCTGAAGACAGGAGCGAAGGTTTATTTCTTGGGAGGCCAGTAGATGAAAACTTACTTATTTCATCTACTCAAAAACACTTGAAGCCCTCTAATTTGTTTATTGATCGAATTCAAGAAAAGAGGATATTTGAGGAAGTTGCCGAAAAATTTCAGATAAAAGCTCATTCACCCAAAGCAGAAATTGATTATTTAAGCGGTGGAAATAAACAAAAAGTAATGTTTGGTCGCTGCCTTGCTGCTCACTCACAACTTTACTTAGTCGATGAAGGAACAAAAGGTATAGATATAGGAGCAAAAAATGAAATATATAAGATAATCAGACAGCTGGTTGCTGGAGGTACATCGGTAATTTTTACTTCTTCCGATTTGGAAGAGATTATTCACATTTCAGATCGAATAATGGTTTTGCATGAAGGAAAAATAGCGCAAATTTTATTAAAAAAAGAAGCCACAAAAGAAAAGCTTTTACATTACGCTGATGGAGCAGTGGACTCAATTACTGAAAAAGAAGGCTGA